From Chloroflexota bacterium, the proteins below share one genomic window:
- a CDS encoding glycosyltransferase family 39 protein gives MEECWTEVAQLPVHTKVGLFVLVVLVAFLWRFAGLGKESIWLDEATSLIIARMDLRSEVAWAAADIHPPLYYFALHFWLRAGETEFSIRALSAVLGVIAVAILYALGHELFGPRAGLLAALLLALSPLHIWCSQEARMYAMVATMSLWSSYLLLLALKKGQTRYWLGYVLVSAVAVYTHYFMLFVLLSHNLFALYWLWQNKSARGIWFRWLMAELAIFLLFLPWLPIFYRQASIRGVGWEDRYLRRPSIYALLSTWIYFNIGLDSRLYPLILRRLAYLLFGIPIVMAIVAPFLERSEVNAEVGIIRARREGLMFGLLYTVMPLLTIWLLSQVTPIYAIRYLLPFLPPYYMIVAHGIHILGRNWLRFALVLCLVLILLVGNWNALRIEQRDDWRGISAYVLAQAHPGDVVLCSPRWNVKPFDYYARGQVAINMDLPIPVTMQAAEEVVADIAQRYTRVWLIWQRGHYSDPNGIVKQLLDSRFQLIEAREFRGMMDLMLYDLKAARAEGS, from the coding sequence ATGGAGGAATGTTGGACAGAAGTTGCACAGCTACCCGTCCATACCAAGGTTGGTCTGTTTGTATTGGTTGTGCTGGTTGCTTTTCTCTGGCGTTTTGCCGGGCTGGGCAAAGAGAGCATCTGGCTCGATGAAGCGACCAGCTTGATTATTGCCCGCATGGACTTGCGCTCAGAGGTCGCCTGGGCCGCTGCAGATATTCATCCCCCACTCTATTATTTCGCTTTGCATTTCTGGCTTCGTGCAGGGGAGACAGAGTTTTCCATTCGTGCACTGTCTGCAGTTCTAGGTGTGATCGCAGTTGCGATCCTGTATGCGCTGGGTCACGAGTTGTTTGGTCCACGTGCTGGATTGCTTGCTGCGCTCTTATTGGCTCTGTCACCGCTGCATATCTGGTGTTCACAGGAAGCGCGTATGTATGCCATGGTAGCCACAATGAGCCTGTGGTCAAGTTATCTCTTGCTTCTGGCTCTAAAGAAGGGGCAAACACGCTATTGGCTAGGCTATGTTCTTGTCTCTGCTGTAGCAGTCTACACGCATTATTTCATGCTCTTTGTTTTATTATCCCATAACTTATTCGCTCTCTATTGGCTGTGGCAAAACAAGAGTGCAAGGGGCATCTGGTTCAGATGGCTGATGGCGGAGCTAGCTATTTTCCTGTTGTTTTTGCCCTGGTTGCCTATCTTCTATCGCCAGGCGAGCATTCGCGGTGTAGGTTGGGAGGATAGGTACCTTAGGAGGCCTTCTATCTATGCCTTGTTGAGCACTTGGATCTATTTCAATATTGGCCTGGATAGCCGGCTTTACCCCTTGATCTTGCGCCGACTGGCTTATCTGCTGTTTGGCATTCCTATCGTGATGGCCATAGTGGCACCATTCTTGGAGCGATCAGAGGTGAATGCAGAAGTTGGGATTATTCGTGCACGCCGTGAAGGCTTGATGTTTGGCCTCCTATATACCGTCATGCCCTTGCTGACCATTTGGCTTTTGTCTCAGGTTACACCTATATATGCTATACGCTATCTGTTGCCATTCTTGCCACCCTATTATATGATTGTGGCTCATGGCATCCATATCCTGGGCCGGAATTGGCTGCGGTTTGCTCTAGTTTTGTGCCTAGTGTTGATCCTACTGGTGGGCAATTGGAATGCCTTGCGCATCGAACAAAGGGATGACTGGCGGGGGATTAGTGCTTACGTCTTGGCGCAAGCCCATCCAGGAGATGTGGTGCTTTGCTCACCACGTTGGAACGTCAAACCTTTTGATTATTATGCTCGTGGACAGGTAGCAATCAACATGGACCTTCCCATTCCTGTCACGATGCAGGCGGCGGAAGAGGTAGTAGCAGACATTGCTCAGCGCTACACACGCGTATGGCTGATCTGGCAACGTGGACATTATAGTGATCCAAATGGCATTGTGAAACAACTTCTTGATAGCCGATTTCAACTGATAGAAGCCCGCGAGTTTCGAGGCATGATGGATTTGATGCTGTACGATCTGAAAGCAGCACGAGCAGAGGGATCATGA
- a CDS encoding radical SAM protein — protein sequence MVLTKIKHRVQRYRRRASNLAKWLSYISGCTRLWTYPDRMYLESTNVCNLRCVMCPTGLGLLTRQKGYMDYDLFTQIVDEMAPHVQTTTLHIWGEPLLHPRIYDMIAYCRSHGLHSEISTNATLLTEESSHKILDAGLGAIYLCLDGSTAETYERVRRKADFEQTRENILRFAEMKSQRGQGPRVSVQIIHIKPTAAEIDEFKQIWHIPGVDRVHIKAFDSWGDQVQQISELRADDDEIVVPGKRYHCPNLWYHVHIYWDGTLVCCDRDYNALYPLGNVRDGVMKAWNGPRMVELRRKHLEGNLEDVPSCSKCVEWSWWRPTPFSSHGNAPQR from the coding sequence ATGGTCTTGACCAAGATAAAGCATCGCGTGCAGCGTTATCGACGCCGTGCTTCCAATCTTGCAAAATGGCTTTCTTACATCAGCGGCTGCACCCGCTTGTGGACTTATCCCGATCGCATGTATCTGGAATCCACCAATGTGTGCAATCTGAGGTGTGTGATGTGTCCAACAGGTCTAGGCCTACTCACGCGACAAAAGGGGTATATGGACTATGACCTTTTCACTCAGATCGTTGACGAGATGGCACCTCATGTGCAGACAACTACCTTACACATCTGGGGCGAGCCTCTTTTGCATCCTCGAATCTACGACATGATTGCGTATTGCCGTAGCCACGGTCTCCATAGCGAAATCTCTACAAATGCGACACTGCTGACCGAAGAGAGCAGCCACAAGATACTAGATGCAGGGCTAGGTGCTATTTATCTCTGTCTTGATGGTTCGACGGCCGAGACTTACGAGCGTGTGCGGCGCAAGGCCGATTTCGAGCAAACTCGTGAAAATATTCTGCGCTTTGCTGAGATGAAAAGCCAGCGTGGTCAAGGGCCTCGTGTCAGTGTGCAGATTATTCACATCAAACCGACTGCTGCAGAAATTGATGAGTTCAAACAGATTTGGCACATTCCTGGGGTGGATCGTGTGCATATCAAAGCTTTTGACTCCTGGGGTGACCAGGTCCAGCAAATCAGTGAATTGCGCGCTGACGATGACGAGATCGTTGTGCCTGGAAAACGCTACCATTGCCCGAATCTGTGGTACCATGTGCATATCTATTGGGATGGGACACTGGTTTGCTGCGATCGCGATTATAATGCGCTTTATCCCCTTGGCAACGTTCGTGACGGTGTGATGAAAGCCTGGAATGGTCCCCGAATGGTAGAACTGCGACGCAAACATCTGGAAGGCAATTTGGAAGACGTGCCTTCGTGCAGCAAATGCGTCGAATGGAGTTGGTGGCGACCTACACCTTTCTCATCTCATGGCAATGCCCCTCAGCGCTAA
- a CDS encoding GAF domain-containing protein, with translation MLAHTDDHADYLNTILQSERRVGLSIKWALLLLGLFSTRFLEKYRIFTGLAIGVLAYALFNLYFTYQLVFRLDMAKSWGRNSYLLSYGMDIAFASLIIYYSGAAVSELYFLYALLALKSILYYPAWHEALIFPFASGLLYTVLLRFSLHTWSFLTEPLFLQRYVLLFGSVLTSVYLGWLNEHNYLLQSSLRRSIAERTQELDSKTRSMQQMATSLGNRVLELRTLQEGIKAINSALALEDVLRLIVANASQVLEGARCSVALLDEERNQVLSMAASDGKVGVGTDTSFEFVKSLVQWIVENGKPLLIGDVRQDDRFTSMTHLPIVSVISVPLFLDDKAVGALIATSADADVFTTEDLNLLTAFADQAAVAVKNARLYEQLVEEQRQTEQIYQHVEERRNELEAILRGIGDGVIVTDPDLNLLLMNPVATRIFRVKADVSSSVSLSKLIPHQELTSLFQDALHGAGNAIVREISLSPAGDRIEATYQALASPILGADGKARGVVTVLRDVTSQKELERMKSSFLSVVSHELKTPLHSIKGFVDIILMGKTGPLTDTQADFLATVRDQTTHLQSLIDDLLEFSRLESGQIKLRLSEVSLSEVTAAVIDKLKPLAERGQIQLVNRVGAEIPVVEADYMRIEQVLTNLIDNAIKFTPPSGVVTIAAQDLGGEVQVAVSDTGIGIPASEQERIFERFYQVDSGSARHYRGTGLGLTICKHIVEYHHGRIWVESEVGKGSTFYFILPKKIRAEEGELLLDFSSLPRKEQRQKRSREHKK, from the coding sequence ATGTTAGCACATACGGATGATCATGCTGACTATTTGAATACGATATTGCAGAGCGAACGTCGGGTGGGTTTATCCATCAAGTGGGCATTATTGCTACTTGGTTTGTTCAGTACGCGCTTTCTGGAAAAATATCGCATCTTTACTGGATTGGCTATTGGGGTGTTGGCCTATGCTCTGTTCAACCTGTATTTTACGTACCAGTTAGTGTTTCGCTTGGACATGGCCAAGTCATGGGGACGCAACTCTTACTTGCTCTCATATGGAATGGACATCGCTTTTGCTAGCCTGATCATTTATTACAGTGGTGCTGCTGTCAGCGAACTGTACTTCTTGTATGCATTGTTAGCACTGAAAAGTATCTTGTATTATCCTGCGTGGCATGAAGCATTGATTTTTCCCTTTGCCTCGGGCCTGTTGTACACGGTGCTTCTGCGCTTTTCGCTCCATACATGGTCTTTCTTGACCGAGCCTCTTTTCCTTCAGCGCTATGTTTTGCTCTTTGGCAGTGTATTGACCTCGGTCTATCTAGGCTGGTTGAATGAACACAATTACCTATTGCAATCGAGTTTACGACGTAGTATAGCCGAACGTACCCAGGAGTTGGACAGTAAAACGCGCTCCATGCAGCAAATGGCTACTAGCCTTGGCAATAGAGTGCTTGAATTGCGAACCCTTCAGGAAGGAATCAAGGCCATCAATTCCGCGCTGGCTTTGGAGGATGTGCTACGTCTCATTGTGGCTAATGCTTCTCAGGTTCTGGAAGGAGCACGCTGCTCAGTGGCACTTTTGGATGAGGAACGCAACCAGGTCCTCTCCATGGCAGCATCAGATGGGAAGGTAGGTGTTGGGACTGACACCAGTTTCGAGTTTGTCAAGAGCCTTGTTCAGTGGATTGTGGAGAATGGCAAGCCGCTGCTCATTGGCGATGTACGGCAGGACGATCGCTTTACAAGCATGACCCATCTGCCCATTGTCTCGGTAATCAGTGTGCCGCTCTTTCTGGACGATAAAGCGGTTGGAGCGCTGATTGCCACAAGCGCAGATGCCGATGTGTTTACAACCGAGGATTTGAACCTCCTGACTGCCTTCGCAGATCAGGCGGCTGTTGCAGTGAAAAATGCCAGACTGTATGAGCAGCTTGTCGAGGAGCAAAGGCAAACAGAGCAGATTTATCAACATGTCGAGGAGCGGAGAAACGAACTCGAGGCAATTCTGCGTGGCATTGGCGACGGAGTGATTGTGACAGACCCCGATCTAAATTTGTTGCTCATGAATCCGGTTGCTACTCGTATCTTTCGAGTCAAAGCGGATGTGTCCAGTAGCGTGTCATTATCAAAACTTATACCGCATCAGGAACTGACATCCCTCTTTCAGGATGCGCTTCATGGTGCTGGAAATGCCATTGTGCGGGAGATCTCTCTGTCACCAGCAGGTGATAGGATAGAGGCTACTTATCAGGCCCTAGCCTCGCCGATTCTTGGCGCAGATGGTAAGGCACGTGGAGTGGTGACCGTGCTGAGGGATGTCACAAGTCAAAAAGAACTCGAGCGTATGAAATCTAGTTTCTTGTCGGTAGTATCTCATGAACTGAAAACACCGCTGCATTCGATCAAGGGCTTCGTGGACATTATCTTGATGGGCAAGACTGGCCCGCTTACAGACACCCAGGCTGATTTCCTCGCCACGGTGCGCGATCAAACAACTCATTTGCAAAGTCTGATCGATGACTTGCTCGAATTCTCACGCCTCGAGTCAGGACAAATTAAATTGCGCCTAAGCGAGGTTTCGTTGTCAGAAGTGACGGCGGCGGTCATTGACAAGTTAAAGCCCCTAGCAGAGCGTGGTCAGATCCAACTAGTCAACCGTGTTGGGGCAGAGATCCCGGTCGTCGAAGCAGACTATATGCGCATTGAACAGGTTTTGACCAACCTCATTGACAACGCGATCAAGTTCACTCCTCCTTCTGGAGTTGTGACCATTGCGGCTCAGGACTTGGGAGGCGAGGTGCAGGTTGCTGTTTCGGATACTGGCATTGGTATTCCAGCAAGTGAACAGGAACGCATCTTCGAACGTTTTTATCAAGTGGATAGTGGCTCAGCGCGACATTATCGCGGCACTGGTCTTGGCTTGACGATATGTAAGCATATTGTGGAATACCACCATGGCCGGATTTGGGTGGAAAGTGAGGTGGGCAAAGGCAGCACTTTCTACTTCATTTTGCCCAAAAAGATCAGGGCTGAAGAGGGCGAATTGTTGCTCGACTTCTCGAGCTTGCCCAGAAAGGAACAGAGACAAAAGCGCTCACGCGAGCACAAAAAGTGA
- a CDS encoding radical SAM protein: protein MRIALISPKWNKKANDYPPLGLAYLAAVLERDGHQVRIFDFALDPYTALEDDVRPVCAFDPHLIGITAMTSVYHSALEIATLLKAYLGRPIVIGGPHATVYPERILAESPVIDYVVRGEGEETIRELVHVLYDSGDLSTIKGLTYRLRGEILSNPDRPLITDLDNLPFPARHLFDLKRYGLCTPDGQPMLSILSSRGCPYNCSYCFKGIVGRTYRQRSPENIIAELKQVIDQYGIRNFYFIDDLFTIDQRRLEAITEQLINEKLDIRWQCLGRVDRVNVEILRKMYAAGCRRIHFGIESGNEEVLQRIGKGIKLEQVRQAVRWAQEAGIQVKGYFMLGLPGDTEETMQQTVDLAVALNLDEAMFSLTTPFPGTRLWDELVKKKPETEYNQDFTRAYYYTDPDEELVPFLNVSEVSDTVLSQWMRKAQRALAESKSKYLYKQAFGPRLGSILWRISRFEPLRVLARYLLRLGAFKRFASLRIRRVKTWS, encoded by the coding sequence ATGAGGATTGCTTTAATCTCACCAAAATGGAATAAAAAGGCTAATGATTATCCGCCGCTGGGTTTGGCTTATCTAGCTGCTGTTCTGGAGCGAGATGGCCATCAGGTAAGAATTTTTGATTTTGCTTTGGATCCTTATACGGCTCTTGAGGATGATGTAAGACCTGTCTGCGCTTTTGATCCGCATCTCATAGGCATCACGGCGATGACCAGCGTGTATCACAGCGCTCTAGAGATTGCTACGTTGCTGAAAGCCTATCTGGGTAGGCCTATTGTGATTGGGGGGCCTCATGCTACCGTTTATCCAGAGCGGATATTGGCAGAGTCACCTGTGATCGACTATGTAGTTCGTGGTGAGGGCGAAGAGACGATAAGAGAGTTGGTACATGTCCTGTACGATAGTGGTGATCTCAGCACAATCAAGGGCCTCACTTACCGGCTCCGGGGCGAAATCCTTTCGAATCCAGATCGGCCGCTTATTACCGATCTAGACAACTTGCCTTTCCCTGCGCGCCACTTATTCGATTTGAAACGGTATGGTTTGTGTACTCCTGACGGGCAACCTATGTTGTCGATCTTATCCAGCCGAGGTTGTCCTTATAATTGCAGTTATTGTTTCAAGGGAATTGTTGGGCGCACTTATCGTCAACGCAGCCCAGAAAATATCATTGCCGAACTGAAGCAGGTGATTGACCAATATGGCATCCGCAATTTCTACTTCATTGATGATCTGTTCACCATTGACCAGCGACGTTTAGAGGCTATTACAGAGCAACTTATCAACGAGAAATTGGATATTCGCTGGCAATGTTTGGGGCGTGTAGACCGTGTAAATGTTGAGATTTTACGCAAGATGTACGCAGCTGGCTGTCGCCGTATACACTTTGGGATCGAATCCGGTAACGAAGAGGTTCTACAGCGTATTGGCAAGGGTATTAAGTTGGAGCAAGTGCGACAAGCAGTGCGCTGGGCACAGGAGGCTGGGATTCAAGTCAAGGGATACTTTATGCTAGGGCTTCCTGGCGACACGGAAGAGACCATGCAACAAACTGTAGATTTGGCAGTTGCGCTTAACCTGGATGAAGCAATGTTCAGTCTCACTACGCCTTTCCCCGGCACACGCCTATGGGACGAGTTAGTCAAGAAGAAACCAGAAACAGAGTATAACCAGGATTTCACTCGGGCTTATTATTACACTGATCCAGACGAAGAGCTAGTCCCATTTCTGAATGTGTCTGAGGTTTCGGACACCGTTCTCAGCCAATGGATGCGCAAAGCCCAGCGCGCCTTAGCAGAAAGTAAGTCAAAGTATCTGTATAAACAAGCATTTGGGCCGCGATTGGGCTCCATTCTGTGGCGGATTTCACGTTTTGAGCCTTTGCGAGTGCTTGCCCGCTACCTGTTGCGCTTGGGAGCGTTTAAACGCTTTGCTAGTCTCCGTATACGGAGGGTAAAGACATGGTCTTGA
- a CDS encoding helix-turn-helix domain containing protein: MALYVRKLTEAEEEQLKRWLAGGDPAMRHRARVILLSSQGYRVPEIGPLVKSHPANLRKWIHRFNERGCEGLRTVRSGGPRLRFSPEQRQEIVRLARAKPRDLGLNFSRWTLHKLAQQAVKHGIVDRISHECVRQILREAQCQYKGYK, from the coding sequence ATGGCGCTCTATGTGCGCAAGCTAACTGAGGCAGAGGAAGAACAACTCAAGCGTTGGTTAGCAGGCGGCGATCCAGCGATGAGACATCGTGCTAGGGTCATTCTTCTTTCGAGCCAGGGCTATCGGGTACCAGAGATAGGGCCACTGGTTAAGTCTCATCCAGCCAATCTACGCAAATGGATTCATCGTTTCAATGAACGGGGATGTGAGGGGTTGCGGACAGTGCGCTCTGGTGGCCCAAGGTTGCGCTTCTCTCCAGAACAAAGGCAGGAAATTGTTCGCCTGGCTCGAGCAAAGCCAAGGGATTTGGGGTTGAATTTTAGCCGCTGGACCCTGCATAAATTGGCCCAGCAAGCTGTGAAACACGGCATTGTAGACCGAATCAGCCACGAATGTGTACGTCAGATACTGAGAGAGGCGCAATGCCAGTATAAAGGGTATAAGTAG
- a CDS encoding glycosyltransferase family 39 protein has translation MRIHQVWAGLAPKRRAGIGLLLILLSGALLRLYALSAESLYFDEVYSVWAARHSIGWLFTLSTQRIFPPLYYMLLHLWLSLGDSEFIVRSLSVVVGLGSILVIYALAQKLFDARVGLLSALLLTISPLHIWYSQEARMYVLVLTLALCSAYFMLLALREGRRWHWLAYILSTAMAMNTHYFVLFLAVFENVYVFYMLLRRRVHTDIWRQWLLSQFAVGLLSVVGLAGIFSAESEYWWGLLDTWHGAPTWRDLVGTWFKFSFGTQVSAPVFYWVGLPLFGFCVVWSLIDFRQKRVALSLDDGLVFCLLYLVLPIGTVFVISQFRSFWVLRYIFPFLPPYCVIVARGISRMPGRILPALITVAIVLSSLWPIATIYRYEQKEAWRTVAQYITSQEQPDDFIFMVDEDIWLPFGHYYQGSLSYTGVSRGITDRDFLAARVGQVLLTHRRIWLVLSHTSNFALKDYLVTSRYTKLVSEKHFTGVEVDLFTINP, from the coding sequence ATGAGGATACACCAGGTTTGGGCAGGCCTCGCCCCAAAACGGAGAGCAGGGATTGGGTTGCTGCTTATCTTGCTCAGCGGCGCATTATTGCGCTTGTATGCCCTGTCGGCGGAGAGCCTGTATTTTGATGAAGTCTATAGCGTGTGGGCGGCTAGGCATAGCATTGGCTGGCTTTTCACTCTCAGCACGCAGCGCATCTTTCCGCCATTGTATTATATGCTTCTGCATCTCTGGTTGTCGCTGGGGGATAGCGAGTTTATCGTGCGCTCGTTATCCGTAGTGGTCGGTTTGGGATCTATTCTAGTCATTTATGCCTTGGCCCAAAAACTTTTTGACGCACGGGTGGGTTTGCTCAGCGCATTGTTGCTGACGATCTCGCCATTGCACATTTGGTATTCGCAGGAAGCTCGCATGTATGTCCTGGTATTGACTTTGGCTCTCTGCTCTGCCTATTTTATGTTGTTGGCACTTCGGGAGGGACGGCGCTGGCATTGGTTGGCTTATATACTGAGCACGGCTATGGCCATGAACACGCATTATTTCGTCCTTTTCCTTGCCGTTTTCGAAAATGTTTATGTGTTCTATATGCTTTTGCGACGGCGAGTGCACACCGACATCTGGAGACAATGGTTGCTTAGCCAGTTTGCTGTTGGGCTTTTGTCTGTGGTTGGATTGGCAGGCATCTTCAGTGCAGAGTCGGAGTACTGGTGGGGATTGCTGGATACCTGGCACGGCGCACCAACATGGCGGGACTTGGTCGGCACCTGGTTCAAGTTCAGTTTCGGTACGCAAGTAAGCGCGCCCGTGTTTTACTGGGTAGGCTTGCCATTGTTTGGCTTCTGTGTGGTGTGGAGTTTGATCGACTTTCGACAGAAACGTGTGGCATTGTCCTTGGATGACGGATTGGTGTTCTGCCTTTTGTATCTCGTTCTGCCTATTGGTACGGTTTTTGTTATCTCACAATTCAGATCGTTCTGGGTATTGCGCTACATCTTTCCCTTTTTGCCACCTTACTGTGTTATTGTAGCAAGAGGGATATCCAGAATGCCAGGCCGGATTCTGCCAGCGCTGATTACTGTAGCCATTGTTTTGTCTTCCCTGTGGCCCATTGCTACCATATATCGCTATGAGCAAAAAGAGGCTTGGCGTACTGTAGCGCAATATATCACTTCTCAGGAGCAACCGGACGATTTCATCTTTATGGTGGACGAGGATATCTGGTTGCCTTTTGGGCACTACTATCAGGGTTCTCTATCTTACACAGGTGTCAGTCGTGGGATAACTGATCGGGACTTTTTGGCAGCACGCGTAGGTCAAGTGCTGCTTACCCATCGGCGTATCTGGCTCGTGTTGAGCCATACCAGTAACTTTGCCCTGAAGGACTATTTGGTGACCTCACGCTATACAAAACTGGTTTCGGAAAAGCATTTTACCGGTGTAGAGGTTGACCTATTTACCATAAATCCTTAG
- a CDS encoding tetratricopeptide repeat protein produces the protein MPDEIEDANVDSIQDSEAADALYAEGMAHYRRREWEEARACFIRLKSIAPGRRNVDALLNEVDLFLQLQEMQPERRRAVPFTSRAEEAREAKRVSRREAKLPRERRRTTWSIVLVVLASLLILFSVLYVTGWLDPLINSQRQARVQSLVNQGRAALNVGEYDRAVAAFGEALALAPNNEDVQTWYAKAQRFQQMDYLYTQAEADMAAEKWDSALEKLEKVIALDPTFKDARTKVDFIKSQQTLDARFAEARRYFEQGKWKEVIDILEQLRETAPAFKTNDVQQTLFYAYFRHGVELLAGAGESLDLMSQAIQSFDRALLILPNDKTALTERRLADLYRQGYLFFNQKNWPQAVLVLQQIYSTRPSYMDGRVTAMLCTSYLRLGDAYHESGDLEQALLQYRNVLAIDGCDHVEAAVKEREVYLALYPPTPTPTRTRTPTRTPQPTPTFTATPLPPTPPPPRPPPPTETPIIR, from the coding sequence GTGCCTGACGAGATAGAGGACGCAAATGTAGATAGCATCCAGGATTCCGAAGCTGCTGATGCTTTGTATGCGGAAGGCATGGCTCATTACCGCAGACGGGAATGGGAAGAAGCCAGGGCCTGTTTTATACGCTTGAAATCCATTGCACCTGGCCGGCGGAATGTTGACGCGCTTTTGAATGAGGTAGATCTGTTCCTTCAATTGCAGGAAATGCAACCGGAGCGCCGTAGGGCTGTGCCTTTTACAAGTAGAGCGGAAGAAGCGCGTGAAGCGAAGCGTGTTTCACGAAGAGAGGCAAAACTTCCTCGCGAACGGCGTAGGACCACGTGGTCAATAGTGTTGGTTGTTCTGGCCTCCCTGTTGATTCTTTTCTCAGTGCTGTACGTAACAGGATGGCTAGATCCACTCATCAATAGTCAACGGCAGGCCCGCGTCCAGAGTCTGGTGAACCAGGGGCGAGCTGCATTGAACGTTGGCGAATATGACCGCGCTGTAGCTGCTTTTGGCGAGGCACTGGCTCTGGCTCCCAACAACGAAGATGTGCAGACTTGGTATGCCAAAGCACAGAGATTTCAGCAGATGGATTACCTATATACACAAGCGGAAGCAGACATGGCTGCTGAGAAGTGGGATAGCGCATTGGAGAAGTTAGAGAAAGTTATAGCGCTTGATCCCACGTTTAAGGATGCTCGTACTAAGGTTGATTTCATCAAGAGCCAGCAGACTTTGGATGCCCGCTTTGCCGAAGCCCGGCGCTATTTTGAACAGGGCAAATGGAAGGAGGTTATTGATATCCTGGAACAATTGCGTGAGACAGCGCCGGCTTTCAAGACGAACGATGTGCAACAAACTCTCTTCTATGCCTATTTTCGGCATGGGGTGGAGCTTTTAGCTGGGGCAGGTGAGTCTCTGGATCTGATGAGTCAGGCGATTCAAAGTTTTGATCGGGCATTGCTGATCCTACCCAATGACAAGACAGCTCTTACTGAGAGGAGGCTGGCAGATCTTTATCGCCAAGGTTACCTCTTTTTCAATCAGAAGAATTGGCCGCAAGCGGTCCTTGTCTTGCAACAGATCTACAGTACACGTCCGAGTTATATGGATGGCCGGGTCACTGCTATGTTGTGCACTTCCTATTTGCGGTTGGGAGATGCCTATCATGAGTCCGGGGATCTGGAACAAGCATTGCTCCAGTATCGAAACGTACTGGCTATCGATGGCTGTGACCATGTTGAAGCGGCGGTAAAGGAGCGCGAGGTGTACCTGGCTCTTTATCCACCGACTCCAACTCCAACCAGGACGCGAACACCAACCCGCACACCACAACCCACTCCCACTTTCACTGCTACACCTTTGCCGCCTACGCCACCTCCACCGCGTCCTCCGCCCCCTACAGAGACACCGATCATCCGGTGA